A window of Ictidomys tridecemlineatus isolate mIctTri1 chromosome 1, mIctTri1.hap1, whole genome shotgun sequence contains these coding sequences:
- the Mat2b gene encoding methionine adenosyltransferase 2 subunit beta isoform X1: MVGREKELSIHFVPGSCRLVEEEVNIPSRRVLITGATGLLGRAVYKEFHQNNWHAVGCGFRRARPKFEQVNLLDTNAVHHIIHEFQPHVIVHCAAERRPDVVENQPDAASQLNVDASGNLAKEAAAIGAFLIYISSDYVFDGTDPPYSEEDIPSPLNLYGKTKLEGEKAVLENNLGAAVLRIPVLYGEVEKLEESAVTVMFDKVQFSNKSANMDHWQQRFPTHVKDVATVCRQLAEKRMLDPSIKGTFHWSGNEQMTKYEMACAIADAFNLPSSHLRPITDSPVIGAQRPHNAQLDCSKLETLGIGQRTPFRIGIKESLWPFLIDKRWRQTVFH; this comes from the exons ATGGTAGGACGGGAGAAAGAGCTCTCCATCCACTTCGTTCCCGGGAGCTGCCGGCTGGTGGAG gaGGAAGTAAACATCCCGAGTAGGCGGGTTCTAATTACTGGTGCCACTGGACTCCTTGGCAGAGCTGTATACAAAGAATTTCACCAGAATAATTGGCATGCTGTTGGTTGTGGTTTTAGAAGAGCAAGACCAAAATTTGAACAGGTTAATCTGTTAGATACTAATGCAGTTCATCACATCATTCATGAATTTCAG CCTCATGTCATAGTACATTGTGCAGCAGAGAGAAGACCAGATGTTGTAGAGAATCAGCCAGATGCTGCTTCTCAACTTAATGTGGATGCGTCTGGGAATTTAGCTAAGGAAGCAG ctgCAATTGGAGCATTTCTCATTTATATTAGCTCAGATTATGTATTTGATGGAACAGATCCACCTTACAGTGAGGAAGACATACCAAGTCCCCTAAATTTGTATggtaaaacaaaattagaaggaGAAAAGGCAGTCCTGGAGAATAACTTGG GAGCTGCTGTTTTGAGAATTCCTGTTCTGTATGGAGAAGTTGAAAAGCTTGAAGAAAGTGCTGTGACGGTCATGTTTGATAAAGTGCAGTTCAGCAACAAGTCAGCAAACATGGACCATTGGCAGCAGAGGTTTCCCACACATGTCAAAGATGTGGCTACTGTGTGTCGACAACTGGCAGAAAAGAGAATGCTG GACCCATCAATTAAGGGAACCTTTCACTGGTCTGGTAATGAACAGATGACCAAGTATGAAATGGCATGTGCAATTGCAGATGCCTTCAACCTCCCCAGCAGTCACTTAAGACCT ATCACTGACAGCCCAGTCATAGGAGCACAACGTCCACATAATGCTCAGCTTGACTGTTCCAAATTGGAG